A genomic stretch from Dyella sp. M7H15-1 includes:
- a CDS encoding GntR family transcriptional regulator: protein MSITWNDSVPIYRQLRERVVAMILDGALNEGDPLPSVRQVAADFQINPLTVSKAYQELVDDQLVEKRRGLGMFVTDGAREALLKSERERFLREEWPALYARLQRLGLNLKTLMREAPQDPENPS from the coding sequence ATGTCCATCACCTGGAACGACAGCGTCCCGATCTATCGTCAATTACGCGAACGCGTGGTGGCGATGATCCTGGACGGCGCCTTGAACGAGGGCGACCCGCTGCCGTCAGTGCGCCAGGTGGCCGCGGACTTCCAGATCAATCCGCTCACCGTATCCAAGGCGTACCAGGAACTGGTCGACGATCAACTTGTGGAAAAAAGGAGGGGGCTTGGCATGTTCGTTACCGATGGAGCCCGCGAGGCCCTGCTCAAGTCCGAGCGCGAGCGCTTTTTGCGCGAAGAATGGCCGGCACTGTATGCACGTCTGCAACGCCTTGGCCTGAATCTGAAAACCCTGATGCGCGAAGCGCCGCAGGATCCGGAGAACCCATCATGA
- a CDS encoding ABC transporter ATP-binding protein → MNAVVTASGLSKRYKNAIALDNVSFEIQPGRIVGLIGPNGAGKTTALKAMLGLTDFQGQLNVLGLDPRTQRDRLMEQVCFIADVAVLPRWIRVREAVDFVTNIHPRFNRAKCETFLARTKLTPDQRVRQMSKGMIVQLHLALVMAIDARILVLDEPTLGLDILYRKQFYQSLLEEYFDDNKTIIVTTHQVEEIEHILTDLMFIRDGKIVLDTDMDAVGERFAEVMVSADMTATARQLKPLDERQVFGKSIFLFDGVERARLETLGEIRRPSVSDLFVATMKGTYA, encoded by the coding sequence ATGAATGCTGTCGTCACCGCCAGCGGCCTTAGCAAGCGTTACAAGAATGCGATCGCTCTGGATAACGTCAGTTTCGAGATTCAGCCCGGCCGCATCGTCGGCCTGATCGGCCCGAACGGCGCCGGCAAAACCACCGCTTTGAAGGCAATGCTTGGCCTGACTGATTTCCAGGGCCAGCTCAATGTACTGGGGCTGGATCCGCGCACCCAGCGCGACAGGTTGATGGAACAGGTGTGCTTTATCGCCGATGTCGCCGTGTTGCCGCGCTGGATTCGCGTGCGTGAGGCGGTCGACTTTGTCACCAACATCCATCCGCGTTTCAATCGCGCGAAGTGCGAGACCTTTCTCGCTCGCACCAAACTCACGCCTGATCAACGTGTACGGCAGATGTCCAAGGGCATGATCGTGCAGTTGCATCTGGCACTGGTGATGGCCATCGACGCCAGGATCCTGGTGTTGGACGAACCCACATTGGGTCTGGACATCCTGTATCGCAAACAGTTCTACCAAAGCTTGCTGGAAGAATATTTCGACGATAACAAGACCATTATTGTCACCACTCACCAGGTCGAAGAGATCGAACATATTCTCACCGACCTCATGTTCATACGCGACGGAAAGATTGTGCTGGATACGGATATGGATGCTGTCGGTGAGCGATTTGCCGAAGTCATGGTCAGCGCCGACATGACCGCGACCGCACGTCAGTTGAAACCCTTGGACGAACGCCAGGTATTCGGCAAGAGCATCTTCCTGTTCGACGGTGTCGAACGCGCACGACTGGAAACGCTCGGTGAAATCCGCCGTCCTTCGGTCAGTGACCTGTTCGTCGCCACCATGAAGGGGACTTACGCATGA
- a CDS encoding ABC-2 transporter permease — MKTVYWLIKREFWEHRGGFFWAPVITGGVFLLLNIMGIIGGEVFGAHHGPVFGDSNDPNSLAFMVRSLDAHQMQMVGSGLDLAMLSASFLISVVFCFVVFFYCLGALYDDRRDHSILFWKSLPISNTATVASKVIAAIVAAPIIAIVCGVLTGIAMLLLFALTLSLHGIGVWSVLMLAHPFQVVGFLIGSLPIYVMWALPTVGWLMLCSAWAKSKPFLWAVVIPVALGVILGWFHLLGITTLKTDWYWNKILTRLLFSVFPGGWFKEAGVDQLDHNPQAIGNFLTLSHAYGVLSKPDIWIGATAGIAMLALAIWFRRWRDDS, encoded by the coding sequence ATGAAAACCGTGTACTGGCTGATCAAGCGCGAATTCTGGGAACATCGCGGCGGCTTTTTCTGGGCCCCGGTGATCACTGGCGGCGTGTTCCTGCTTTTGAACATCATGGGCATCATCGGCGGCGAAGTTTTCGGAGCCCATCACGGCCCCGTCTTCGGCGACTCCAACGATCCCAACAGCCTTGCCTTCATGGTCCGCTCGCTGGATGCCCACCAGATGCAAATGGTTGGATCGGGCCTAGACCTGGCCATGCTTTCGGCCAGCTTCCTGATCAGTGTCGTCTTCTGCTTCGTGGTGTTTTTCTACTGCCTCGGCGCGTTGTATGACGACCGTCGCGACCACAGCATCCTGTTTTGGAAATCCTTGCCGATTTCAAACACCGCCACGGTCGCATCCAAAGTCATCGCTGCCATCGTGGCGGCACCGATCATCGCCATCGTTTGCGGCGTGCTGACCGGCATTGCGATGCTACTGCTGTTTGCCTTGACCTTGTCGCTGCATGGTATCGGCGTCTGGTCTGTGCTGATGTTGGCCCATCCCTTCCAGGTCGTTGGCTTCCTGATCGGTTCGCTGCCTATCTATGTGATGTGGGCGCTACCGACAGTAGGTTGGCTGATGCTGTGCTCGGCCTGGGCCAAGAGCAAGCCTTTCCTGTGGGCGGTGGTGATTCCAGTTGCATTGGGCGTCATCCTCGGCTGGTTCCATCTGCTTGGCATCACTACGCTGAAAACGGATTGGTACTGGAACAAGATCCTGACACGCCTGCTGTTCAGCGTGTTTCCAGGCGGCTGGTTCAAGGAAGCCGGTGTGGATCAGTTGGATCACAATCCTCAGGCCATTGGCAACTTCCTTACCCTGTCCCATGCCTACGGGGTGCTGAGCAAACCCGACATCTGGATTGGCGCAACGGCCGGCATCGCAATGCTTGCCCTGGCCATCTGGTTCCGCCGCTGGCGCGACGATAGCTGA
- a CDS encoding class II fumarate hydratase yields the protein MSGFRIERDSMGELKVPADALYGAQTQRAIDNFPISGLHLPRSFIRALGLIKAAAAEANLALGHLKKGQATAIRKAALAVAEGQFDAQFPIDVFQTGSGTSTHMNANEVIAHLAAKSANKVHPNDHVNYGQSSNDVIPTAIHVSATLTAHEELLPALKHLKRTIDRRAQQLRNVPKTGRTHLMDAMPITFGQELSGWSAQIESAIDRIEDSLKRMRQLPLGGTAVGTGINADPKFGKAVARELKKLTGVRFDSAGNYFEGMAAQDAAVELSGQLKALAVGLMKIANDLRWMNSGPLAGLGEIELPALQPGSSIMPGKVNPVIPEATAMVAAQVIGNDAAMTIAGQSGNFQLNVMLPLIAYNLLQSIHILASVSRLLADKAIAGFRVNTERVDQALAMNPILVTALNPVIGYEKGAAIAKQAYKEKRSVLDVALEKSGLSEVELKKLLDPRALTKGGIHGGSGGG from the coding sequence ATGAGCGGTTTTCGTATCGAGCGCGACAGCATGGGCGAATTAAAAGTGCCTGCCGATGCCCTGTATGGCGCACAGACGCAGCGCGCGATCGATAATTTTCCCATCTCCGGCCTACACTTGCCGCGATCCTTTATCCGGGCACTGGGATTGATCAAGGCCGCCGCGGCCGAAGCCAATCTTGCACTGGGGCATCTGAAGAAGGGCCAGGCCACCGCGATCCGCAAGGCTGCCCTGGCCGTGGCAGAAGGTCAGTTCGATGCGCAGTTCCCGATTGATGTGTTCCAGACCGGCTCAGGCACCAGCACCCATATGAATGCCAATGAGGTGATCGCGCATCTTGCAGCCAAGTCCGCTAACAAGGTGCATCCGAACGATCACGTGAATTACGGGCAGAGTTCCAATGACGTGATTCCCACTGCCATCCATGTGAGTGCAACGCTGACCGCGCATGAAGAGTTATTGCCAGCGCTAAAACACCTCAAGCGCACTATCGACCGCCGTGCACAGCAATTGCGCAATGTGCCAAAGACCGGGCGCACGCATTTAATGGATGCGATGCCGATAACGTTCGGGCAGGAGTTGTCGGGTTGGTCGGCGCAGATCGAATCGGCGATCGATCGCATCGAGGATAGCCTGAAGCGCATGCGGCAGTTGCCCTTGGGGGGCACTGCGGTAGGTACCGGCATCAACGCTGATCCGAAATTCGGCAAGGCGGTTGCGCGCGAACTGAAAAAACTCACCGGTGTGCGTTTTGATTCAGCCGGCAATTACTTCGAAGGCATGGCAGCGCAGGATGCCGCGGTGGAGCTTTCTGGTCAGCTCAAGGCGCTGGCCGTGGGGTTGATGAAAATCGCCAATGACTTGCGCTGGATGAATTCCGGCCCGCTCGCTGGTTTGGGCGAAATCGAATTGCCGGCACTCCAGCCGGGTTCGTCGATCATGCCTGGCAAGGTGAATCCGGTGATTCCAGAGGCAACTGCGATGGTAGCCGCGCAAGTGATCGGCAACGATGCAGCGATGACCATTGCAGGACAATCCGGCAACTTCCAGCTCAACGTCATGCTGCCGCTGATCGCCTACAACCTGCTGCAGTCGATTCATATCCTCGCCAGCGTGTCGCGTTTGCTGGCGGACAAGGCGATCGCCGGTTTCCGCGTCAATACCGAGCGTGTGGATCAGGCGCTGGCGATGAATCCGATTCTGGTAACGGCGTTGAATCCGGTGATCGGCTACGAAAAAGGTGCGGCGATCGCCAAGCAGGCTTACAAGGAAAAGCGCTCGGTGTTGGATGTGGCGCTCGAGAAATCCGGGCTTTCCGAAGTTGAACTGAAGAAACTGCTTGATCCACGTGCGCTGACCAAGGGTGGCATCCACGGCGGTAGCGGTGGTGGCTGA
- the purB gene encoding adenylosuccinate lyase, whose protein sequence is MSTHALTALSPLDGRYTSKTEALRPIFSEFGLMHRRVQVEIEWLLALAAEAGIAELPAFTPTQIAKLKTIAADFSVEDGARIKTIEATTHHDVKAVEYFIKERIGNDESLAQAKEFVHFACTSEDINNLSYALMLRDARAHVLLPWLDKIIAKLRELSHANADLPMLSRTHGQTASPSTLGKELANVVARLERQRKQLAAVEVPGKINGAVGNYNAHAITHPALDWCAFSQRFVSGLGLDYNPYTTQIEPHDGVAEYCDVVRRANTIMIDLARDIWGYISLGYFKQALKAGEVGSSTMPHKVNPIDFENAEGNFGLANALLCHFAEKLPISRWQRDLTDSTVLRALGTAFGHTLVALESLQKGLGKLNVNANRLAADLDASWEVLAEAVQTVMRRYGLPEPYEQLKALTRGQSITRESIREFIGNLALPHDAKQRLLDLTPGTYIGLAANLAKTI, encoded by the coding sequence ATGTCCACCCATGCCCTCACCGCCCTGTCCCCGCTGGACGGTCGATACACTAGCAAGACCGAAGCGTTGCGCCCCATCTTCAGTGAATTCGGACTGATGCATCGCCGCGTGCAGGTGGAGATCGAATGGCTACTGGCCCTGGCCGCCGAAGCCGGCATTGCCGAGCTACCCGCCTTTACCCCGACGCAGATCGCCAAGCTGAAGACAATTGCCGCCGATTTCAGCGTCGAGGATGGCGCCCGCATCAAAACGATCGAAGCCACCACCCATCATGACGTGAAAGCGGTGGAGTACTTCATCAAGGAGCGCATCGGCAACGACGAATCCCTGGCGCAGGCCAAGGAATTCGTGCACTTCGCCTGCACTAGCGAAGACATCAACAATCTTTCCTATGCACTGATGCTGCGCGATGCACGCGCCCACGTGTTGCTGCCCTGGCTGGACAAGATCATCGCCAAGCTACGCGAGCTGTCACACGCTAACGCTGACCTGCCAATGTTATCGCGCACACACGGCCAGACCGCGTCGCCCAGTACCCTTGGCAAGGAACTGGCCAACGTGGTCGCGCGCCTGGAGCGCCAGCGCAAGCAGCTGGCCGCGGTGGAAGTGCCTGGCAAGATCAACGGGGCGGTGGGCAACTACAATGCGCACGCCATTACCCATCCGGCATTGGATTGGTGCGCGTTCTCGCAGCGTTTCGTCAGCGGCCTTGGCCTTGATTACAATCCGTATACCACGCAGATCGAACCGCACGATGGCGTTGCGGAATACTGCGATGTTGTACGTCGCGCTAATACGATCATGATCGACCTGGCACGTGACATATGGGGTTATATCTCGCTGGGCTACTTCAAGCAGGCGCTGAAAGCCGGTGAAGTGGGCTCCTCGACCATGCCGCACAAGGTCAATCCGATCGATTTCGAAAATGCAGAGGGCAACTTCGGCCTGGCCAACGCACTGCTCTGCCATTTCGCCGAAAAGCTGCCGATCAGCCGCTGGCAGCGCGATTTGACCGACTCCACCGTATTACGCGCACTCGGCACGGCCTTCGGTCACACACTGGTCGCGCTGGAATCGCTGCAAAAGGGCTTGGGCAAGCTCAACGTCAATGCCAACCGCCTTGCCGCCGACCTTGACGCAAGTTGGGAAGTGCTGGCCGAGGCGGTGCAAACGGTCATGCGCCGCTATGGCCTCCCCGAACCCTACGAACAGTTGAAGGCCCTGACCCGCGGCCAGAGCATCACGCGCGAATCGATACGTGAGTTCATCGGCAACCTCGCCCTACCGCATGATGCCAAGCAACGCCTGCTTGACCTGACGCCAGGCACCTACATCGGCCTCGCCGCGAATCTGGCAAAGACGATCTGA
- a CDS encoding sulfite exporter TauE/SafE family protein — MAPLSEFLIFTGIGALAQLVDGALGMAYGVTSAGMLLGMGMPPALASASVHYAETFTCGASGLSHWWAGNVQKRLFWVLVIPGVIGAILGATLLAHLPPTWIRYFLTPYLLFMGLFLLFRTTRRKERRKDIPRGTGVLGFVAGVLDAAGGGGWSALTVTTMVARGQEPRMVIGSVHLAKCVVSLAASIAFLLSIGESKLHVVLGLILGGVIAAPFGAWLVRRLPPRVSTLLAGLTVMALGVYNAYHLLR, encoded by the coding sequence ATGGCGCCACTTTCCGAATTCCTGATTTTCACCGGCATCGGTGCGCTCGCCCAACTGGTGGATGGCGCGCTGGGCATGGCGTATGGCGTTACCTCGGCCGGCATGTTGCTGGGGATGGGTATGCCGCCTGCGCTAGCGAGCGCCAGCGTGCACTACGCGGAAACGTTCACGTGCGGCGCATCCGGCCTGAGTCACTGGTGGGCCGGCAACGTGCAGAAACGCTTGTTCTGGGTATTGGTCATTCCCGGTGTGATCGGCGCCATCCTCGGCGCCACCCTGCTGGCTCATCTGCCACCTACCTGGATTCGATATTTCCTAACGCCCTACCTGCTGTTCATGGGGCTGTTCCTGCTGTTTCGTACGACCCGCCGCAAGGAGCGGCGCAAAGACATACCGCGCGGTACCGGCGTACTGGGTTTCGTGGCCGGGGTGCTCGACGCGGCAGGCGGCGGCGGATGGAGCGCGCTGACGGTCACCACCATGGTGGCGCGTGGGCAGGAACCACGCATGGTGATCGGCAGCGTGCACTTGGCCAAATGCGTGGTGAGTCTTGCTGCCAGCATCGCCTTCCTGCTGAGCATCGGCGAAAGCAAGCTGCACGTCGTGCTTGGGCTGATTCTGGGCGGCGTCATTGCCGCTCCGTTCGGTGCTTGGCTGGTGCGCCGGTTGCCGCCGCGAGTCTCGACCTTGCTGGCCGGTCTGACCGTCATGGCACTGGGTGTGTACAACGCCTATCACCTGTTGCGCTAG
- a CDS encoding cupin domain-containing protein, translated as MTLTHPSRKPLPIEVRGTAKLPFGMSAAQFLRDYWQKHPLLIRNAFSDFQSPVTPEDLAGLACEESALSRLIQHDEDRERWRVKTGPLSESDFAKTGDANWTLLVQDVDKWDMDVAALLDHFRFLPSWRVDDVMISYAEPGGGVGAHVDQYDVFLLQGLGQRYWAISTDPNAPKDFRSDVELKQLQHFEPTHKWLLDPGDMLYLPPGIPHDGVAFGGPCMTYSVGMRAPSQGELVGDLADYLAEHLTEDQRFTDPNLVPAKHPGEIDKAALTRVREAVPLATALDEVTLIDWFGRFITRYRSAQTPLALSKPLTEAALMKQLNGGASLLRHPWSRMAWARHRSRCTLFANGHAYPATMESATQLCDQRMLSPPHTFSTIERELILALVNDGYLIPRKPRGRHA; from the coding sequence ATGACTCTTACACATCCATCCCGCAAACCCTTGCCCATCGAAGTGCGCGGCACTGCGAAACTGCCGTTCGGCATGTCCGCCGCGCAATTCCTGCGTGACTATTGGCAAAAGCACCCGTTGCTGATTCGCAACGCTTTTTCTGATTTTCAGTCTCCGGTTACGCCGGAAGACCTCGCCGGTCTGGCCTGCGAAGAAAGCGCCTTGTCGCGTCTGATCCAACACGATGAAGACCGCGAACGCTGGCGCGTGAAAACCGGCCCCTTGAGCGAAAGCGATTTTGCCAAGACGGGCGACGCGAACTGGACCTTGCTGGTGCAGGATGTCGACAAGTGGGATATGGACGTAGCCGCGCTGCTCGACCATTTCCGCTTTCTGCCAAGCTGGCGCGTGGACGATGTGATGATCTCCTACGCCGAACCGGGCGGCGGTGTCGGTGCACACGTCGATCAGTACGATGTGTTTCTGCTGCAGGGGTTGGGGCAGCGCTACTGGGCTATCAGCACCGATCCGAATGCGCCGAAAGATTTCCGCAGCGATGTGGAGCTGAAGCAGCTCCAACACTTCGAACCCACACACAAATGGTTGCTGGATCCCGGCGACATGCTGTATCTGCCGCCCGGCATACCCCACGATGGCGTGGCGTTCGGTGGCCCCTGCATGACTTACTCGGTGGGCATGCGTGCGCCATCACAAGGCGAACTGGTCGGCGATCTTGCCGACTACCTGGCCGAACACCTAACTGAAGACCAGCGCTTCACCGACCCGAACCTTGTGCCCGCCAAGCACCCGGGTGAAATCGACAAGGCTGCGCTAACCCGGGTGCGGGAAGCGGTACCTCTCGCAACCGCGTTGGACGAGGTGACGCTGATCGACTGGTTCGGCCGCTTCATCACCCGTTACCGCAGCGCGCAGACCCCGCTTGCGCTGAGCAAGCCGCTGACCGAAGCGGCGCTGATGAAACAACTCAACGGCGGGGCATCGCTGCTGCGCCATCCGTGGTCGCGCATGGCCTGGGCCCGGCATCGTTCGCGTTGCACCTTGTTCGCCAACGGCCATGCCTACCCTGCCACGATGGAATCGGCTACCCAGCTTTGCGACCAACGTATGTTGTCGCCACCGCACACCTTCAGCACCATCGAACGCGAGTTGATCCTGGCCCTGGTCAATGACGGCTATCTGATTCCTCGCAAACCGCGCGGACGCCACGCATGA